The Ignavibacteria bacterium genomic interval TATAAGGGGGCAATATGCCTATATTAATAAATCTGGATTTGATGTTGGTCAAACGGAAGATGACGTTAACCGAATTATCCGAAAAAGTTGGTGTAACGCTGACAAATCTTTCCATCCTGAAGCAGGGCAAAGGAAGGGCGATACGCTTTTCAACGCTGGAAGCAATCTGTAAGACTCTTAACTGTCAGCCTGGAGATATACT includes:
- a CDS encoding helix-turn-helix transcriptional regulator — its product is MPILINLDLMLVKRKMTLTELSEKVGVTLTNLSILKQGKGRAIRFSTLEAICKTLNCQPGDIL